One window of the Cotesia glomerata isolate CgM1 linkage group LG10, MPM_Cglom_v2.3, whole genome shotgun sequence genome contains the following:
- the LOC123273456 gene encoding COP9 signalosome complex subunit 4, translated as MVMTVAVVRQQLANLANSGGSHKDQAEKYRSILDGILSTSKDDLVDNLKIFIEAIVNENVSLVISRQVLTDVSNRLAQLDDEISKAVSHYTLDKVQPRVISFEEQVASIRQHLANIYERKQDWREAANVLVGIPLETGQKQYTVDYKLETYLKIARLYLEDDDPIQAEAFINRASLLQAETKNEQLQIYYKVCYARVLDYRRKFIEAAQRYNELSYRSIIHEDERMTALRNALICTILASAGQQRSRMLATLFKDERCQQLPAYAILEKMYLDRIIRRTELQDFEALLQPHQKALTRDGLGSTILDRAVIEHNLLSASKLYNNITFEELGALLEIPPSNAEKIASQMITESRMNGYIDQIDSVVHFETREILPTWDKQIQSLCYQVNQIIEKIAQTQPDWIAQAMEDQLVH; from the exons ATGGTGATGACTGTAGCCGTGGTGCGCCAACAATTGGCAAATCTCGCTAATTCCGGCGGATCTCACAAGGATCAAGCTGAAAA atACCGGTCAATCCTTGACGGAATTTTGTCAACGTCAAAAGATGATCTTGttgataatttgaaaatttttattgaagcca TTGTTAATGAAAATGTGAGTTTAGTTATTTCACGACAAGTTTTAACTGATGTTAGTAATCGATTAGCACAGTTAGATGATGAAATATCAAAGGCTGTCTCACATTATACCTTAGacaaa gtaCAACCTAGAGTAATATCTTTCGAAGAACAAGTTGCTAGTATTCGTCAGCATTTAGCTAATATTTATGAAAGAAAACAGGACTGGAGAGAAGCTGCCAATGTTCTAGTGGGAATCCCGTTAGAAACTGgccaaaa GCAATATACAGTAGATTATAAGCTtgaaacttatttaaaaatagcaaGACTTTATCTGGAAGATGATGATCCGATTCAAGCCGAAGCTTTTATAAACCGAGCATCATTACTACAAGCAGAAACTAAAAATGAACAGCTACAGATTTATTATAAGGTTTGCTACGCCAGAGTGCTGGATTACCGTAGAAAGTTCATCGAAGCTGCGCAAAGATACAACGAACTGTCATACAGGTCAATTATTCACGAAGACGAACGTATGACGGCTCTTCGTAACGCTCTTATTTGCACGATCCTTGCTTCAGCtg gcCAGCAAAGAAGTCGGATGCTCGCTACTCTCTTCAAAGACGAGCGTTGTCAGCAGCTTCCAGCGTACGCAATCCTCGAAAAAATGTACCTTGACCGTATAATCCGTCGCACAGAGCTACAAGACTTCGAAGCGCTTTTACAGCCTCACCAGAAAGCTTTGACGCGTGATGGACTTGGATCAACAATTCTCGACCGCGCTGTCATCGAACACAATCTCCTCTCCGCCAGTAAACTTTACAATAATATTACTTTTGAAGAGTTAGGAGCTTTACTGGAAATTCCTCCGTCTAATGCTGAGAAAATTGCCAGTCAGATGATCACAGAGAGCCGCATGAATGGCTACATTGATCAGATTGATTCTGTAGTTCATTTTGAGA cacGTGAAATTTTACCAACATGGGACAAACAAATACAATCTCTTTGCTACCAAGTAAAccaaataattgaaaaaatagctCAAACACAACCGGATTGGATTGCTCAAGCCATGGAGGATCAATTGGTCCATTAA
- the LOC123273458 gene encoding protein lin-54 homolog, which yields MASIKSEAALESSGEDALNMEHSSEQYTTEYDQFASIEAELESMNAEEVTTTEEEIVTVEEHVETEEINEDVEMAEVSEEHEETEEAEIETEIEAEHEPEHELEHEPEPEVEPEPEPEPEVEPELEPEPELEPEVTFKPVSKVTQNTYQNKSAARASMSNIQPKATSTPSTQSQSIMLVSPGGQGPSQFLKISHSTPTSSSQLQTIGHSLITAKSAEGNIVHLRSAHPGKPHVATCQSGNITLTNVPPISKMTATSMKRPAQSQNKNVFAKMIISGSKGHEVTEGSPAGPTYKVVTSGVSQGISSSTKTITLAQAQQMGLMPPGKVQHILPSPQQKGIVNKVIQTSSQPPKLTLIPTSSMKTPAKILPAPTTQARSSQFVNSKPGTPQNSQKVIIRQSALKPGSVVSSGQIIRIPANQNIVTSNQLHQIQVPGRQVQYVRLVSTAPATTTNVVTVGKPKVGGTVQSVGITQKIGGQQQIIKVLPLNTSGNHQLRTVAPKSTITTSGGTQRLLIPASGNSTKNALAIPASALSQLTSGQAVLSTGSNMGNIVVLPAQYIQQQNADDKNKSTVISSQSSSGGNVQSITISDVPKNKSNLEPNGIRPRKPCNCTKSQCLKLYCDCFANGEFCHMCNCNNCSNNLGNEEERQRAIKSCLERNPSAFRPKIGKARETGDDIRRHNKGCNCKRSGCLKNYCECYEAKIPCSGNCKCVGCRNIEDPTVEKKTLKDLAEAVEVRAAQLTLNKTKIQQLSEMAFRVPAASNSGARQPFNFLTDKVVEITCQCLMAQADEAERSMFDEDTSERMIIEEFGRCLKEIIDSAHKAETAT from the exons ATGGcgagtataaaatcagaaGCTGCTTTGGAATCGTCTGGGGAGGACGCTCTGAATATGGAGCACAGTTCTGAGCAGTACACCACCGAGTATGACCAATTCGCCAGCATCGAAGCCGAGTTGGAGTCGATGAACGCCGAGGAGGTGACGACCACTGAAGAGGAGATTGTTACGGTAGAAGAGCACGTGGAGACCGAAGAAATCAATGAAGACGTAGAAATGGCTGAAGTCTCTGAAGAGCACGAGGAGACTGAAGAAGCTGAGATTGAGACTGAGATTGAAGCTGAGCACGAACCTGAGCACGAGCTTGAGCATGAACCAGAGCCAGAAGTAGAACCAGAACCAGAGCCAGAGCCAGAGGTGGAACCAGAATTAGAACCTGAACCTGAGCTAGAACCTGAGGTTACTTTTAAGCCTGTTTCTAAGGTTACACAAAATACGTATCAAAATAAATCAGCTGCTCGAGCTTCTATGTCTAATATTCag cCAAAAGCAACATCAACACCATCAACACAGAGCCAGTCAATAATGCTAGTATCCCCAGGAGGCCAAGGACCAAGtcaatttctcaaaatatcCCACTCAACACCAACGTCAAGCTCCCAATTACAAACAATAGGACACTCTCTAATAACCGCCAAGTCTGCTGAGGGAAATATAGTACACCTTAGATCAGCTCACCCCGGAAAGCCCCATGTCGCTACCTGTCAGTCTGGAAACATAACTCTGACTAACGTCCCGCCAATCTCAAAGATGACCGCGACGTCAATGAAACGACCAGCGCAGTCTCAGAACAAGAATGTGTTTGCCAAGATGATAATTTCTGGAAGTAAAGGCCACGAAGTCACCGAGGGTTCTCCAGCAGGTCCTACTTACAAAGTCGTAACTTCCGGAGTGAGTCAAGGAATTTCCAGCTCTACCAAGACGATAACTCTAGCGCAAGCCCAGCAGATGGGTCTCATGCCACCTGGGAAAGTCCAACACATTCTACCGTCTCCTCAGCAGAAGGGAATCGTCAATAAAGTCATTCAGACTTCGTCGCAGCCGCCAAAGTTGACTCTCATCCCCACAAGTTCCATGAAAACTCCGGCTAAAATTCTTCCCGCTCCGACTACGCAAGCCAGGTCCTCACAGTTTGTTAATTCCAAGCCCGGAACGCCGCAGAACTCGCAGAAGGTGATAATCAGACAAAGCGCGCTTAAACCCGGGTCAGTTGTCAGCAGCGGGCAGATAATAAGAATTCCAGCTAATCAAAATATTGTCACGTCGAACCAACTTCACCAGATTCAAGTTCCTGGACGGCAAGTTCAGTATGTGAGATTAGTTAGCACGGCTCCGGCGACGACGACTAATGTTGTGACTGTTGGTAAGCCCAAGGTTGGAGGGACAGTTCAGTCGGTTGGAATCACCCAAAAAATTGGCGGTCAGCAACAGATTATCAAAGTTTTACCGCTCAACACTTCTGGGAATCACCAGCTTAGGACAGTTGCTCCCAAGTCGACGATCACCACCAGCGGTGGAACTCAGAGATTGCTGATACCTGCTTCAGGAAATTCAACGAAGAATGCACTGGCCATTCCAGCCTCTGCTTTGAGCCAACTCACTTCAGGACAAGCTGTTCTGTCGACGGGCTCTAACATGGGAAATATTGTCGTCTTGCCGGCTCAGTACATTCAGCAGCAGAATGcggatgataaaaataaatctactGTTATTAGCTCGCAGTCCTCTTCGGGAGGTAATGTTCAGTCGATAACTATCAGCGATGTTccgaaaaataaatctaatttgGAGCCCAATGGTATCAGACCACGGAAGCCCTGTAATTGTACCAAGTCGCAGTGTCTTAAATt GTACTGCGATTGCTTTGCAAATGGTGAGTTTTGTCACATGTGTAACTGTAACAACTGCTCGAACAATCTCGGGAATGAAGAAGAGAGACAACGTGCTATTAAGTCGTGTCTCGAACGCAATCCAAGTGCTTTTCGTCCCAAGATTGGAAAAGCTCGTGAAACTGGAGATGATATACGAAGACACAACAAGGGATGCAATTGCAAACGCAGTGGGTGTCTTAAAAATTACTGCGAATGTTATgag GCGAAAATTCCTTGCTCAGGTAATTGTAAATGTGTAGGCTGCAGAAATATTGAAGATCCAACTGTTGAGAAGAAAACTTTGAAAGATTTAGCAGAAGCTGTTGAAGTTAGGGCAGCTCAGTTGACACTAAACAAAACAAAGATTCAACAACTTTCGGAAATGGCTTTCAGAGTTCCTGCTGCTTCTAATTCTGGTGCTAG acaaccatttaatttcttgactgaCAAAGTCGTAGAGATAACATGCCAATGTTTGATGGCGCAAGCCGACGAAGCTGAACGCAGTATGTTCGACGAGGATACATCCGAGAGGATGATAATCGAAGAATTCGGTAGATGCctgaaagaaataattgaCTCGGCCCACAAAGCCGAAACAGCGACTTAG
- the LOC123273459 gene encoding GATOR complex protein WDR24-like: protein MTRFTRAKGSKASNERLPCEATPWHVMKQQLDTVQAKESSEKPKNAKELLKEKDDPYYWDTVVNKTEWATLDTDKPSKSVKKNNPGKVEKSSPKKSTLKKISLDNSVSLNDSNGDKSRKRKPEEVEKAAGETENVPKKKKKNKIANNGEENVENVPKKKKNKIVNNGEENVPKKKKNNLTNNKEENVSKKKKNKFAANSEENSIVDENKEEKKINNVKLSKRQKRNRKNKMQKDNSNQQDEVNTPITFNVEGNDWNSNIKFGSSDAKSKFKPKNNNNNNNNSKPENNNYPNNYNDKRFNQKVIKQRPAKIRDNLEHKRRKPEPAAQKVIINGMEVEIVLHDGFPVRKDDAERLKELRKKLVMNGIPKPEIDRAMKLERRKAEKALARIRKNVCFHCRKAGHNLSDCPELGREEAATGICFKCGSTEHTHFECKVNKKEEFRFATCFICREQGHIAKQCPDNPNGLYPKGGACSSCGDVTHLKKDCPTLIEQKQGARITLSTIADVDFVETIDGLDKSKKNQVQKESKKVVKF from the coding sequence ATGACAAGATTTACACGAGCGAAAGGTTCCAAAGCGTCAAATGAACGGCTACCTTGCGAAGCAACTCCATGGCACGTGATGAAACAGCAGCTGGATACTGTTCAAGCCAAAGAAAGTTCAGAGAAGCCAAAAAATGCTAAGGAACTGTTGAAAGAAAAGGATGATCCTTATTACTGGGACACAGTGGTGAATAAGACTGAATGGGCGACGCTTGATACCGACAAACCTTcaaaaagtgtcaaaaaaaataatcctgGTAAAGTTGAAAAAAGTTCTCCTAAAAAAAGTaccttgaaaaaaataagtctTGATAATTCAGTGTCTCTTAATGATTCTAATGGTGATAAATCTCGAAAAAGGAAAcctgaggaagttgaaaagGCTGCTGGTGAAACAGAGAATGTTcctaagaaaaagaaaaaaaataaaattgctaaTAATGGAGAAGAAAATGTAGAAAATGTTcctaagaagaaaaaaaataaaattgttaataatggAGAAGAAAATGTTcctaagaagaaaaaaaataatcttactaataataaagaagaaaatgtttctaaaaagaaaaaaaataaatttgctgcaaattctgaagaaaattcaattgttgatgaaaataaagaagaaaaaaaaataaataatgttaaactTAGTAAAAGACAAAAACGTAataggaaaaataaaatgcaaaaaGATAATTCTAATCAACAAGATGAAGTTAATACACCAATTACTTTTAATGTCGAAGGAAATGATTGGAATAGTAACATTAAATTCGGATCTAGTGATGCTAAATCTAAATTTAAGcctaagaataataataataataataataattctaagcctgagaataataattatcccAACAATTACAACGATAAAAGATTTAACCAGAAGGTAATTAAGCAGCGACCAGCGAAAATCCGCGACAATTTGGAGCACAAGCGAAGAAAACCAGAACCTGCAGCGCAGAAGGTGATAATTAACGGAATGGAAGTGGAGATAGTCTTGCACGACGGATTCCCGGTGAGGAAAGACGACGCGGAGAGACTAAAGGAACTGAGGAAGAAGCTGGTGATGAACGGAATCCCTAAGCCTGAGATTGATAGGGCGATGAAACTGGAGAGACGTAAAGCCGAGAAAGCTTTGGCGAGGATTAGGAAGAATGTTTGCTTTCATTGTCGGAAGGCGGGTCACAATTTGTCGGATTGTCCTGAATTGGGACGGGAGGAAGCTGCTACTGGGATCTGCTTCAAGTGCGGGTCTACTGAGCACACGCATTTTGAATGCAAAGTTAATAAAAAGGAGGAGTTTAGGTTCGCAACTTGCTTCATTTGTCGGGAACAAGGTCACATTGCTAAGCAGTGTCCGGATAATCCTAATGGGCTTTATCCTAAAGGAGGTGCTTGCAGTAGTTGTGGAGACGTTACGCATCTTAAGAAGGATTGTCCTACTTTGATAGAACAGAAACAAGGAGCTAGGATCACGCTTAGTACTATTGCTGATGTTGATTTTGTGGAGACGATTGATGGGTTGgataaaagtaaaaagaaCCAAGTTCAGAAGGAGAGCAAGAaagttgttaaattttaa
- the LOC123272632 gene encoding organic cation transporter protein-like translates to MDSEANKNVDISVALEKLGRGSKLVWTVFFFTVLSTFFSALHTVSYIFTAEIPEYACSIPELRSANWSASEIKNISTASGSCNKYNYNYTYLADLSFEDALEQTKPLQSKLEVITCSKFTFGDSKWLTIVEEWDLVCEKEMYRANSYLVFVLGKLVSSGIFGILADTYGRKRSIIIGVLMQIIAGPLCAIVPWFWAFLSLRFIIGMSLTAIQFSSLTILTEISTSKYKRWLGVAFNVGYSIGTIFVAGIAYYLPHWRHLQLAISISAIIMVFYAFFIPESPKWLLTQNRFEEAKIMVEKYTKLKVSQIDLQKEEKKIGDTYSKNSLKNLNILFSNSKLRKRLLSMNFSWFISSMTSFILVLNIDNYKSNRYLYVLMMGITEMPTYFVASIILIFIGRRKSTVILYLITCVCLISIVAVPHDHKGLIVGITLAGRFALNAVSSIIILITSDLFPTEVRNSAVGTSSLMAQIGSLAAPYVVYLLGKVAWWAPTTLCGILAFATGILSIMIPESEDTDSETNLEEKVAI, encoded by the exons atggaCAGTGaagcaaataaaaatgtagaTATTTCGGTAGCGCTTGAGAAGTTAGGACGAGGTTCAAAATTAGTTTGGACTGTGTTTTTCTTCACTGTGCTCTCGACATTCTTCAGTGCTTTGCACACTGTGTCTTATATATTTACTGCTGAG aTTCCAGAGTACGCATGTTCAATCCCGGAACTTCGAAGTGCCAACTGGAGTGcaagtgaaattaaaaatatctccACAGCAAGTGGATCTTGtaacaaatataattataattacacttATCTAGCTGATTTGAGCTTCGAAGATGCTTTGGAACAAACAAAGCCTTTGCAATCTAAGCTGGAAGTAATAACTTGTTCGAAGTTTACTTTTGGTGATAGTAAATGGCTTACAATTGTTGAAGAA TGGGACTTGGTCTGTGAAAAAGAAATGTATCGAGCAAACTCCTACCTCGTGTTTGTACTAGGAAAGCTCGTGAGCTCAGGAATATTCGGAATACTTGCCGACACTTATGGTCGCAAAAGGTCAATTATTATCGGAgtattaatgcaaataattgcTGGGCCTCTTTGTGCAATTGTCCCTTGGTTTTGGGCATTTTTATCGCTCAGATTCATCATCGGTATGAGTTTGACAGCTattcaattttcttcattGACTATTT TGACAGAAATATCAACTTCAAAGTACAAACGCTGGCTTGGAGTGGCTTTCAACGTCGGATATTCTATCGGAACGATATTTGTCGCCGGTATCGCTTACTATTTACCTCACTGGCGCCATCTACAGCTTGCGATATCTATCAGCGCAATTATTATGGTGTTTTATgcatt cttcATTCCCGAGTCTCCAAAATGGCTTCTAACGCAAAATCGTTTCGAAGAAGCTAAAATAATGGTAGAAAAATATACGAAATTAAAAGTATCGCAAATTGATCTCCagaaggaagaaaaaaaaattggtgatacttattccaaaaatagcctcaaaaatctcaatattttattttcaaactcGAAATTGAGGAAAAGGCTGCTCTCTATGAATTTTTCGTGGTTTATTTCTTCCATGACAAGTTTCATCCTCg TGCTAAACATAGACAATTACAAGTCTAACCGTTACCTGTACGTGCTGATGATGGGTATCACGGAGATGCCGACATACTTCGTAGCAtcaataattttgatatttatcggTAGACGCAAGTCTACTGTAATTCTGTACCTGATAACCTGCGTCTGCTTAATAAGCATAGTAGCCGTTCCACACGATCATAAAGGTCTAATAGTAGGAATAACATTGGCTGGAAGGTTCGCTTTGAACGCGGTTTCTAGTATCATTATACTAATTACCTCGGACTTGTTTCCTACAGAAGTAAGGAACTCTGCAGTAGGAACCAGCTCGCTCATGGCGCAAATAGGTTCACTAGCGGCGCCTTATGTTGTTTATTTGCTTGGAAAAGTCGCCTGGTGGGCGCCGACTACTCTTTGCGGAATTTTAGCGTTTGCTACTGGTATTCTTTCTATCATGATTCCGGAATCTGAGGATACGGACTCGGAAACTAATCTAGAAGAAAAAGTagcaatataa